Proteins from a single region of Streptomyces glaucescens:
- a CDS encoding dienelactone hydrolase family protein, giving the protein MISETVTVPAHGAALAGDLTAPGGELPAVVLFAHGSGSSRHSPRNRAVARKLGEAGLGTLLLDLLSEAEERDDARTARHRFDIGLLAGRLVDAIDWLDGRHGTEGLPVGLFGASTGAAAALVAAARRPRRVYAVVSRGGRPDLAGDVLPRVRAPVLLIVGGADETVLDLNEEAAERLSVPYRVHVVPGATHLFPEPGALEEVAAAAGDWFRERLVRGR; this is encoded by the coding sequence ATGATCTCCGAGACGGTGACGGTGCCCGCCCACGGGGCGGCGCTCGCCGGCGATCTGACCGCGCCGGGCGGCGAACTGCCCGCGGTGGTGCTCTTCGCTCACGGCAGCGGCAGTTCGCGGCACAGTCCACGCAACCGGGCGGTCGCCCGGAAGCTCGGCGAGGCCGGTCTCGGCACGCTGCTGCTGGACCTGCTCAGCGAAGCCGAGGAACGCGACGACGCCCGGACCGCCCGGCACCGCTTCGACATCGGCCTGCTGGCCGGGCGGCTGGTGGACGCGATCGACTGGCTGGACGGACGGCACGGCACCGAGGGGCTTCCGGTGGGGCTGTTCGGGGCGAGCACGGGAGCCGCCGCGGCGCTGGTGGCCGCCGCGCGACGGCCGCGGCGGGTGTACGCGGTGGTCTCCCGGGGCGGTCGGCCGGACCTGGCCGGAGACGTCCTGCCGCGGGTCCGGGCGCCGGTGCTGCTGATCGTGGGCGGTGCGGACGAGACGGTGCTGGACCTCAACGAGGAGGCCGCCGAGCGCCTGTCGGTCCCGTACCGCGTCCATGTCGTGCCCGGTGCGACGCATCTCTTCCCGGAGCCCGGCGCGCTGGAGGAGGTGGCCGCCGCCGCCGGCGACTGGTTCCGGGAGCGGCTCGTCCGGGGCCGGTGA
- a CDS encoding cytochrome P450, whose amino-acid sequence MECAPGAFPLLGHGIALFRRPLAFLNSLPAHGDLVEVRLGPRRAWVVCHPELAHCMLLDASTFDKGGTLYDRLRSLMGDGVVTCPHERHRRQRRLLQPAFRPSRVAAHADLMADEAVAVSGRWRAGEEVDVSAAMMTVTARVMSRVLFSDSLDAATHAEVRRCLADVVRGLFLRTIVPVDAVFRIPTPANLRYRRSVARLHAIVDAAVAERRGGGAHRDDLLGTLLAAAARDEDGAVSDREVHDQLITLLLTGVETTALCLASAFDLLARHPQAERALHAELDAVLADGRRPGAEDLPRLDRTRAVVTETLRLSPPGWLFTRVTTRDAELAGRRLPRGTTVLYSPYLLHHDPGSFPEPERFLPERWLAGRTAARREHALVPFAAGSRKCLGDGFAMTEATLALAAVAARWRLAHRSGPVPRSRPAVTLGPRSLWMTCVPRTQRRTGEAHRAALRAADLRRAGDNGVADA is encoded by the coding sequence GTGGAATGTGCCCCCGGCGCATTCCCACTCCTCGGTCACGGTATCGCCTTGTTCCGCCGACCGCTGGCGTTTCTGAATTCTTTACCGGCGCACGGGGATCTGGTGGAGGTACGGCTCGGGCCGCGGCGCGCCTGGGTCGTCTGCCATCCGGAGCTGGCGCACTGCATGCTGCTGGACGCGTCCACCTTCGACAAGGGGGGCACGCTGTACGACAGGCTCCGCTCGCTGATGGGCGACGGCGTGGTCACCTGCCCGCACGAGCGGCACCGCCGGCAACGCCGGCTCCTCCAGCCCGCCTTCCGCCCCTCCCGCGTCGCCGCCCACGCGGACCTCATGGCCGACGAGGCGGTGGCGGTGTCCGGCCGGTGGCGGGCCGGTGAGGAGGTCGACGTCAGCGCGGCCATGATGACGGTCACGGCGCGTGTGATGAGCCGTGTGCTGTTCTCGGACTCCCTGGACGCGGCGACCCACGCCGAGGTGCGGCGCTGCCTGGCGGACGTCGTCCGCGGCCTGTTCCTGCGCACGATCGTGCCGGTCGACGCCGTCTTCCGGATACCCACGCCCGCCAACCTGCGCTACCGGCGTTCCGTCGCCCGGCTGCACGCGATCGTCGACGCGGCCGTCGCCGAACGGCGCGGGGGCGGCGCCCACCGCGACGACCTGCTGGGCACGCTGCTGGCCGCCGCCGCGCGCGACGAGGACGGCGCGGTCTCCGACCGCGAGGTGCACGACCAGCTCATCACCCTGCTGCTCACCGGTGTCGAGACCACCGCCCTGTGCCTCGCCTCCGCGTTCGATCTGCTGGCCCGCCATCCGCAGGCGGAGCGGGCGCTGCACGCCGAACTGGACGCGGTGCTCGCGGACGGACGGCGGCCCGGTGCGGAGGACCTGCCCCGGCTCGACCGGACCCGCGCCGTCGTCACCGAGACGCTGCGGCTCTCCCCGCCGGGCTGGCTCTTCACCCGGGTCACCACGCGGGACGCGGAGCTGGCGGGCCGCCGCCTGCCGCGGGGGACGACGGTGCTGTACAGCCCGTACCTGCTGCACCACGACCCCGGCTCCTTCCCGGAGCCCGAGCGGTTCCTCCCCGAGCGCTGGCTGGCGGGGCGGACCGCCGCCCGGCGGGAGCACGCCCTGGTGCCCTTCGCCGCGGGCAGCCGCAAGTGCCTCGGTGACGGCTTCGCGATGACGGAGGCGACGCTCGCCCTGGCCGCCGTCGCGGCCCGCTGGCGGCTGGCCCACCGGTCCGGGCCGGTCCCGCGGTCCCGTCCCGCGGTGACGCTGGGACCGAGGTCCCTGTGGATGACCTGTGTGCCGCGGACGCAGCGGCGGACCGGTGAGGCACACCGTGCGGCGCTGCGTGCGGCGGACCTCCGGAGGGCGGGTGACAACGGTGTCGCGGACGCGTGA
- a CDS encoding (-)-alpha-amorphene synthase, translated as MSRTREDVAVPRQGGPRYSSLAELIDAQLYMPFPFRSNPREAEAEAGVEEWLRECGLLDEPGVAEMIAATRPAQLASYSSPAVDPGILQIVAHQIAYQFVFDDRAEQIGHRWPDRLLPMLCESVAVLRDGAAPATALGAALADLYRQVQERCTPEQAARWAWKSREYVHGLLYEAVAQTGAAPPRIDLCASIRSLTAGIEPFHPLYEAAQRREVPARELHHPVLRRMTRLSVDAAVWTADLFSAVKEQRAGGVINLALAHQCRQRCSLPAAVSLAIRQVNGAVREFEGLWSGIRAELSPAGSGYVDGMIGWISGCYHWSRTTPRYAETAAAPALR; from the coding sequence GTGTCGCGGACGCGTGAGGACGTCGCGGTCCCCCGGCAGGGCGGCCCGCGGTACTCCAGCCTGGCGGAGCTGATCGACGCGCAGCTCTACATGCCCTTCCCGTTCCGGAGCAACCCGCGTGAGGCGGAGGCCGAGGCGGGGGTGGAGGAGTGGCTGCGGGAGTGCGGGCTGCTGGACGAACCCGGGGTCGCGGAGATGATCGCGGCCACCCGTCCCGCCCAGCTCGCCTCGTACAGCAGTCCCGCCGTGGACCCCGGGATCCTGCAGATCGTGGCCCATCAGATCGCCTACCAGTTCGTCTTCGACGACCGGGCCGAGCAGATCGGTCACCGGTGGCCCGACCGGCTGCTGCCCATGCTGTGCGAGAGCGTGGCCGTCCTGCGGGACGGGGCGGCTCCCGCCACCGCCCTCGGCGCGGCACTGGCCGACCTGTACCGCCAGGTGCAGGAGCGGTGCACACCCGAGCAGGCCGCCCGATGGGCGTGGAAGAGCCGGGAGTACGTCCACGGCCTGCTGTACGAGGCGGTGGCGCAGACCGGCGCCGCTCCCCCGCGGATCGATCTGTGCGCGTCGATACGGTCGCTCACGGCCGGCATCGAACCGTTCCACCCGTTGTACGAGGCGGCGCAGCGGCGGGAGGTACCCGCTCGGGAGCTGCACCACCCCGTGCTGCGGCGGATGACGCGGTTGTCGGTGGACGCGGCGGTGTGGACGGCCGACCTGTTCTCCGCGGTGAAGGAGCAGCGAGCGGGCGGGGTCATCAATCTGGCCCTCGCCCACCAGTGCAGGCAACGGTGTTCCCTGCCCGCGGCCGTCAGCCTGGCGATCCGGCAGGTCAACGGAGCGGTCCGTGAGTTCGAAGGGCTCTGGTCGGGTATCAGGGCGGAGCTGAGCCCGGCCGGCTCCGGCTACGTGGACGGCATGATCGGCTGGATCAGCGGCTGCTACCACTGGTCCCGCACGACCCCCCGTTACGCGGAGACGGCGGCCGCGCCCGCCCTGCGGTGA
- a CDS encoding ATP-binding protein, producing MASESRQPITPSRPLFERHRELRALDAALSELHRAARGARSGHSGLLAFTAPAGMGKSALLREARTRATAYGCTVLSGGGSETEQEVAFRLIRQFVQPVLATMDKAELRAFLGSWYDIVASALGLEARTLSSVPDPAGVRDGLDWVMTQLSVARKPLVLLLDDLHWADLESLSWLTSFAPRAADLPLLLVLAYRPDDLPPEAAPFRTLVERHANRPYALAPLSAAGVARIVRDEVGEGAQDVFCEECRTVTGGNPFETVELAIRLGEHDLRGTEDDLPAMRNLATAVKGPGIVRRLRSLGTATVRFAHAAAVLGAPFSPELAAGLAAVGAAQAAQSVEKLRAARILAEGEGPGGTLDFVHPLIATAIYRDVPDALRGGMHNAAVVAIRSAGLGPTAAARHLLELPCEGKPEAVDWLREAAHAYLCAGAPEAARRLLSRALQEPPLPEDRAPLLHELARATFLIDPRATVVHLREALTEPRIEPRLRASIVFLLSQALAHTDRMEEAAALAAAEAQRTEDARVRLRMLADHFVWSMFRTDEPGSADRSRRLAKLAGRLPGRSPEERRILGLRAWDALLRGEARQSVLRYAEDALRGGMSWTDDDRGFEIPVSVALAFMYCDQPRRAEELFHDGMTDCESKGWRGSHLAVGRTLFGYIRFRRGDLTGAEHWVRDGLRTAERVEGAVPAQWFAVGILVQTLLARGRIADARRVADEHRYGQVVPNAVIYPDPRTVYAELLLAEGRHAEAARLLEEVGEWLDGRDWRNPSWCPWRLDLSAALARTAPDRAARIAREAVAHARDFGAASVIGQALRVEADVTGGRAALGLYAEAVEHLEQSPSAYELARALVGHGAALCGEGRLQDAADRLYQGLEVAVHCGAEALAARARQELSAAGLRPLPLRYPQTDTLTGHERRAAELAAQGRAASVVAKELRLTEQGVRQLLSAVYRKLGTDPAGLVDALRALPRPRSAGLHSCGAGAAPGR from the coding sequence ATGGCGTCTGAGTCACGGCAACCGATCACACCTTCCCGACCGTTGTTCGAACGTCACCGGGAACTCCGCGCGCTCGACGCCGCCCTGTCGGAACTCCACCGCGCCGCCCGCGGGGCACGCTCCGGACACAGTGGGCTGCTCGCCTTCACCGCCCCGGCCGGGATGGGCAAGTCGGCGCTCCTCCGCGAGGCACGCACCCGCGCGACGGCGTACGGCTGCACCGTCCTGTCGGGCGGGGGCAGCGAGACGGAGCAGGAGGTGGCGTTCCGGCTGATCCGCCAGTTCGTCCAGCCGGTGCTGGCGACGATGGACAAGGCGGAGCTGCGTGCCTTCCTCGGGAGCTGGTACGACATCGTCGCCTCCGCGCTCGGCCTGGAGGCGCGCACCCTCTCGTCGGTCCCCGACCCGGCCGGCGTCCGCGACGGCCTCGACTGGGTGATGACGCAGCTCAGCGTGGCGCGGAAGCCCCTGGTCCTGCTCCTCGACGACCTGCACTGGGCCGATCTCGAGTCGCTGAGCTGGCTGACGTCCTTCGCGCCGCGGGCCGCGGACCTCCCGCTGCTGCTCGTCCTCGCCTACCGGCCGGACGACCTGCCGCCCGAGGCGGCCCCCTTCCGGACCCTCGTAGAACGTCATGCGAACCGGCCCTACGCGCTGGCCCCGCTCAGCGCCGCCGGCGTCGCGCGGATCGTGCGCGACGAGGTGGGCGAGGGCGCGCAGGACGTGTTCTGCGAGGAGTGCCGGACCGTCACCGGCGGCAACCCCTTCGAGACCGTCGAACTCGCCATCCGGCTGGGCGAACACGACCTGCGGGGCACCGAGGACGACCTGCCCGCGATGCGGAACCTCGCCACCGCGGTCAAGGGACCGGGCATCGTCCGGCGGCTGCGGTCGCTGGGCACGGCCACCGTCCGCTTCGCGCACGCGGCGGCCGTGCTGGGGGCGCCGTTCTCCCCCGAACTGGCCGCCGGTCTCGCCGCGGTCGGCGCCGCGCAGGCCGCCCAGTCGGTCGAGAAGCTGCGTGCCGCCCGCATCCTGGCGGAGGGCGAGGGCCCCGGCGGCACCCTGGACTTCGTGCACCCGCTGATCGCCACCGCGATCTACCGGGACGTCCCCGACGCCCTGCGGGGCGGCATGCACAACGCGGCCGTGGTCGCCATCCGCTCCGCGGGGCTCGGCCCCACCGCCGCCGCCCGCCACCTCCTGGAGCTGCCCTGCGAGGGCAAGCCCGAAGCGGTCGACTGGCTGCGGGAGGCCGCCCACGCGTATCTGTGCGCCGGCGCCCCGGAGGCGGCCCGCCGGCTGCTCAGCCGGGCCCTGCAGGAGCCGCCGCTGCCGGAGGACCGAGCCCCGCTGCTGCACGAACTCGCCCGCGCCACCTTCCTGATCGACCCCAGGGCGACCGTCGTCCACCTCCGCGAGGCCCTGACGGAACCCCGGATCGAACCCCGGCTGCGCGCCTCCATCGTCTTCCTGCTCAGTCAGGCCCTCGCCCACACCGACCGCATGGAGGAGGCGGCGGCCCTGGCCGCCGCGGAGGCACAGCGGACCGAGGACGCGCGGGTGCGGCTGCGGATGCTGGCGGACCACTTCGTGTGGAGCATGTTCCGCACCGACGAGCCCGGTTCCGCGGACCGTTCCCGCAGGCTGGCCAAGCTGGCCGGCCGGCTGCCGGGCCGCAGCCCGGAGGAGCGCCGGATCCTGGGGCTGCGGGCCTGGGACGCGCTGCTGCGCGGCGAGGCCCGGCAGTCCGTCCTGCGGTACGCCGAGGACGCCCTGCGCGGCGGTATGAGCTGGACCGACGACGACCGGGGCTTCGAGATCCCGGTCTCCGTGGCCTTGGCGTTCATGTACTGCGACCAGCCGCGCAGGGCGGAGGAGTTGTTCCACGACGGCATGACCGACTGCGAGTCCAAGGGCTGGCGCGGCTCGCACCTGGCGGTCGGGCGGACGCTGTTCGGCTACATCCGTTTCCGCCGGGGCGATCTGACCGGGGCGGAGCACTGGGTGCGCGACGGCCTGCGCACGGCCGAGCGCGTCGAGGGCGCCGTTCCCGCCCAGTGGTTCGCCGTCGGCATCCTCGTCCAGACGCTGCTGGCCCGCGGGCGGATCGCCGACGCCCGCCGGGTCGCGGACGAGCACCGGTACGGCCAGGTGGTGCCGAACGCCGTCATCTACCCCGACCCCCGCACCGTCTACGCCGAACTGCTGCTCGCGGAAGGCCGCCACGCGGAGGCCGCGCGGCTGCTGGAGGAGGTCGGGGAGTGGCTGGACGGGCGGGACTGGCGCAATCCCTCGTGGTGCCCGTGGCGGCTGGACCTGTCGGCGGCGCTGGCGCGGACCGCGCCGGACCGGGCGGCGCGGATCGCCCGGGAAGCCGTGGCGCACGCCCGGGACTTCGGGGCGGCGTCGGTGATCGGGCAGGCGTTGCGGGTCGAGGCCGACGTGACCGGCGGGCGGGCGGCGCTCGGGCTGTACGCGGAGGCCGTCGAGCACCTGGAGCAGTCGCCGTCCGCGTACGAGCTGGCCCGGGCGCTGGTCGGGCACGGCGCCGCGCTGTGCGGGGAGGGCCGGCTGCAGGACGCCGCCGACCGTCTCTACCAGGGGCTGGAGGTCGCCGTCCACTGCGGTGCCGAGGCGCTGGCGGCGCGGGCCAGGCAGGAACTGTCGGCCGCCGGGCTGCGCCCGCTGCCGCTGCGGTACCCGCAGACCGACACCCTCACGGGGCACGAGCGCCGGGCGGCGGAGCTGGCAGCCCAGGGCCGTGCGGCCTCCGTGGTCGCGAAGGAACTGCGTCTCACCGAGCAGGGGGTGCGTCAGCTTCTGTCGGCCGTCTACCGCAAGCTCGGCACCGACCCGGCCGGCCTCGTCGACGCGCTGCGGGCGCTGCCCCGGCCGCGCTCCGCGGGACTCCACTCGTGTGGCGCGGGGGCGGCGCCGGGGCGATGA